A genomic segment from Nitrospira sp. encodes:
- a CDS encoding Aldehyde dehydrogenase, with protein sequence MKDGRPFLIGGRWHHSATAAPVRNPYTGETVALVCQAGSAEAEAAVQSSVQGAAAMRALSSHARSGMLQKAAHALQARQEEFARTMTAEAGKPLSDARREVGRAIQTFSIAVEEAKRIGGEVVPLDWSTGMESHWGVTRRFPIGPILGITPFNFPLNLVAHKVAPALAAGNSILIKPAPQTPLTALLLGELLLEAGVPPGGLNVLPCNNTVAEQLAVEPRFKLLSFTGSAPVGWMLKAKCGKKKVVLELGGNAAVIVEPDADLDYAVQRCVTGGFTYAGQTCISVQRIFIHESVAAAFTENLVSLVRRLETGDPGNERTVVGPLIDSGAAERIEGWIGEAVTQGARLLSGGTRTGSVVQPTVLSEVTPTMKVSCREVFGPLVTVTPYREFDAVLRSVNESDYGLQAGIFTQNVGRIFRAFEQLDVGAVLANEIPTFRADHMPYGGVKDSGIGREGVRYAIEDMTEPKLLVMNLRPS encoded by the coding sequence TTGAAAGATGGACGTCCATTTTTGATCGGCGGTCGGTGGCACCACAGCGCGACCGCCGCTCCCGTACGAAATCCCTACACAGGTGAGACGGTCGCCCTTGTCTGTCAGGCCGGTTCGGCGGAGGCTGAGGCGGCCGTGCAGTCTTCCGTCCAAGGCGCGGCGGCCATGCGCGCACTGTCGAGCCATGCACGATCCGGCATGCTGCAGAAGGCGGCGCATGCTCTTCAAGCAAGGCAAGAGGAGTTTGCCCGCACGATGACGGCCGAGGCCGGGAAACCCCTGAGCGATGCGCGCCGGGAGGTAGGGCGAGCCATTCAGACGTTCTCGATCGCGGTGGAAGAGGCGAAACGGATCGGCGGCGAGGTGGTGCCGCTGGACTGGTCGACCGGCATGGAATCGCACTGGGGGGTGACGAGACGGTTTCCCATCGGGCCGATCCTCGGCATCACCCCGTTCAATTTCCCGCTCAATCTTGTCGCCCACAAGGTGGCTCCGGCCTTGGCGGCGGGCAATTCGATTCTGATCAAGCCGGCCCCTCAGACTCCTCTCACGGCCCTGCTACTCGGTGAACTGCTCTTGGAGGCCGGCGTTCCGCCGGGAGGCCTCAATGTGCTCCCCTGCAACAATACGGTGGCCGAGCAACTCGCCGTCGAGCCCCGGTTCAAGCTGCTCAGTTTTACTGGAAGCGCGCCCGTGGGGTGGATGCTGAAGGCCAAGTGCGGCAAGAAGAAGGTGGTGTTGGAACTCGGCGGCAATGCGGCAGTGATCGTGGAGCCGGACGCCGACCTGGACTATGCGGTGCAGCGTTGTGTGACCGGCGGGTTCACCTACGCCGGCCAAACCTGTATTTCGGTGCAGCGGATTTTCATACATGAATCGGTCGCTGCGGCCTTCACCGAGAACTTGGTGAGCCTGGTGCGGCGACTGGAGACAGGAGATCCGGGCAATGAGCGGACCGTGGTCGGTCCATTGATCGATTCGGGGGCGGCTGAGCGGATTGAAGGCTGGATCGGAGAAGCCGTGACGCAAGGGGCACGGCTGTTGTCGGGAGGTACGCGGACGGGATCGGTCGTACAGCCGACGGTGTTATCCGAGGTAACCCCCACGATGAAAGTGTCTTGCCGGGAAGTGTTCGGTCCGCTGGTGACGGTGACACCGTACCGCGAGTTCGATGCGGTGTTACGAAGCGTGAACGAGTCGGACTATGGGCTGCAGGCCGGGATCTTTACTCAGAACGTCGGACGTATTTTCCGGGCATTCGAGCAGCTCGACGTCGGCGCCGTCTTGGCGAACGAGATTCCCACCTTCCGTGCGGATCACATGCCCTATGGAGGCGTGAAGGATTCCGGGATCGGCCGTGAAGGGGTTCGGTACGCCATCGAGGACATGACCGAACCAAAACTGCTGGTCATGAACCTCCGCCCATCCTGA
- a CDS encoding Pyruvoyl-dependent arginine decarboxylase 2, translating into MVPTHMFLTRGVGVHKEKLAAFEQALRSAGVAYCNLVSVSSILPPNCKILPRKRGEKLLNPGEITFCVMARSETNERNRLISASIGLAIPTDRYTYGYLSEHHAYGETDEESGEYTEDLAAQMLATTQGIEFDPDVAWKEREQVFKMGGKIVRTLNITQSAVGRPHRWTCVIALAVFIPTENVPKSLRNQA; encoded by the coding sequence ATGGTACCTACACACATGTTTTTGACGAGGGGCGTCGGGGTGCACAAGGAAAAGCTGGCTGCGTTCGAGCAGGCCCTGCGAAGCGCCGGCGTGGCCTATTGTAACCTCGTCAGCGTCTCGTCGATTCTGCCTCCCAACTGTAAAATCCTTCCGCGTAAGCGCGGCGAGAAATTACTGAATCCCGGTGAAATCACATTTTGCGTCATGGCCAGATCCGAAACGAATGAGCGCAATCGGTTGATCTCCGCCTCGATCGGGTTGGCCATTCCGACCGACCGCTATACATACGGTTACCTCTCCGAACACCATGCGTACGGTGAAACGGACGAGGAGTCCGGCGAGTACACCGAAGACCTGGCGGCGCAGATGTTGGCCACCACCCAAGGCATCGAGTTCGATCCGGACGTGGCCTGGAAAGAGCGCGAGCAGGTCTTCAAGATGGGTGGGAAAATCGTGCGGACGCTGAATATCACACAGTCGGCGGTCGGCCGGCCCCATCGCTGGACCTGCGTCATCGCCCTGGCCGTATTCATTCCCACGGAAAACGTCCCCAAAAGTCTCCGAAACCAAGCCTAG